A genomic region of Deltaproteobacteria bacterium contains the following coding sequences:
- the bioA gene encoding adenosylmethionine--8-amino-7-oxononanoate transaminase, which produces MSQRLADLDRKHVWHPFTPMAEWMASEPLIIERAEGSYLVDTEGRRYLDGVSSLWVNVHGHRKAAIDEAIREQLERVAHTTLLGLASVPSIELAARLIAVAPEGLTRVFYSDSGSTAVEVALKVAYQYQRQRGAPERSRFGTLAGAYHGDTIGSVSLGGMDLFHATYRALLFESLKVDPQDLGALDAFFEAHGGELAAFVMEPLVQGAAGMILQPPGFLRRVRELCDAHDVLLVLDEVATGFGRTGTLFACEQEGVRPDVLCLAKGITGGTLPLAATLFTEAIHDAFLGAPEEARTFFHGHTYTGNPLACAAAIASLRLFEEERTLERLQPKIAQLSRRLEALAARADVVEVRQRGFMVGIELESSDPLRRRGVRVCAKMRERGVIVRPLGDVVVLMPPLAISGEELEQLLDVTAWALEEVPA; this is translated from the coding sequence ATGAGCCAGCGCCTCGCCGACCTCGACCGCAAGCACGTCTGGCACCCCTTCACTCCCATGGCGGAGTGGATGGCCAGCGAGCCCCTGATCATCGAGCGGGCGGAGGGGAGCTACCTCGTCGACACCGAGGGCCGCCGCTACCTCGACGGCGTGAGCAGCCTCTGGGTGAACGTCCACGGCCACCGCAAGGCGGCCATCGACGAGGCCATCCGGGAGCAGCTCGAGCGGGTCGCCCACACGACCCTCCTCGGCCTGGCCAGCGTGCCCTCCATCGAGCTGGCCGCGAGGCTCATCGCGGTGGCCCCCGAGGGGCTGACGCGGGTCTTCTACAGCGACAGCGGCTCCACCGCCGTCGAGGTCGCCCTGAAGGTGGCCTACCAGTACCAGCGCCAGCGGGGCGCCCCGGAGCGCTCGCGCTTCGGCACCCTGGCCGGCGCGTACCACGGCGACACCATCGGCTCGGTCTCCCTGGGCGGCATGGACCTCTTCCACGCCACCTACCGGGCGCTGCTCTTCGAGTCGCTCAAGGTCGATCCCCAGGACCTCGGCGCCCTCGACGCCTTCTTCGAGGCTCACGGCGGCGAGCTGGCCGCCTTCGTCATGGAGCCGCTGGTGCAGGGGGCGGCCGGGATGATCTTGCAGCCCCCGGGCTTCCTTCGCCGGGTGCGCGAGCTCTGCGATGCCCACGACGTGCTGCTGGTCCTCGACGAGGTGGCCACCGGCTTCGGCCGCACCGGCACCCTCTTCGCCTGCGAGCAGGAGGGGGTGCGCCCCGACGTGCTCTGCCTGGCCAAGGGCATCACCGGCGGGACCCTGCCCCTGGCCGCGACCCTCTTCACGGAGGCGATCCACGACGCCTTCCTCGGCGCGCCCGAGGAGGCGAGGACCTTCTTCCACGGCCACACCTACACCGGGAACCCGCTGGCCTGCGCCGCGGCGATCGCCAGCCTGCGCCTCTTCGAGGAGGAGCGGACCCTCGAGCGCCTGCAGCCGAAGATCGCGCAGCTCTCCCGGCGCCTCGAGGCCCTCGCCGCGCGCGCCGACGTGGTCGAGGTGCGGCAGCGGGGCTTCATGGTGGGCATCGAGCTCGAGAGCAGCGACCCCCTGCGCCGGCGGGGCGTGCGGGTCTGCGCGAAGATGCGCGAGCGCGGCGTGATCGTGCGGCCCCTCGGGGACGTGGTCGTCCTCATGCCGCCCCTGGCGATCTCCGGGGAGGAGCTCGAGCAGCTCCTGGACGTGACGGCGTGGGCCCTCGAGGAGGTCCCCGCTTGA
- the bioF gene encoding 8-amino-7-oxononanoate synthase, whose protein sequence is MDDTLLEPALKAALAAAEAAGLRRGLRPVEGQEGPWLEVEGRRLLSFSSNDYLGLSHHPRIIAAAHAALDRWGFGAGASRLITGDRAVHEALEAALARLMGTEAARLFTSGYHANTGALPALAGSGDRIFSDALNHASLIDGCRLSRAEVQVYPHRDLAALERLLVRAPGGGRRLIVTDAVFSMDGDRAPLSGLVALAEQHGATLFLDEAHALGVLGPAGRPAGLAAEAGLEARVALRMGTLGKALGTFGAFVAGSAAACEHLLGSARSFVFTTALPPVVAAAALEALAVLQDEGEARRARLFAAVDHLRAGLSALGLAVGPERTPILPLILGSPERTLRVAGRLLEEGLWVHPIRPPTVPEGSSRLRIALSADHGIEEVDRLLRALPRCLEDTSRDGRSVA, encoded by the coding sequence ATGGACGACACCCTCCTCGAGCCCGCCCTGAAGGCCGCCCTGGCCGCCGCCGAGGCCGCCGGTCTGCGCCGGGGTCTGCGGCCGGTCGAGGGGCAGGAGGGTCCCTGGCTGGAGGTGGAGGGGCGGCGCCTGCTCTCCTTCTCCTCGAACGACTACCTCGGCCTCTCCCACCACCCCCGGATCATCGCCGCGGCGCACGCCGCCCTCGATCGCTGGGGCTTCGGCGCCGGCGCCTCCCGCCTGATCACCGGCGACCGGGCGGTGCACGAGGCCCTGGAGGCGGCCCTCGCCCGCCTGATGGGCACCGAGGCCGCCCGCCTCTTCACCTCGGGCTACCACGCCAACACCGGCGCCCTGCCGGCCCTCGCCGGCAGCGGGGATCGGATCTTCTCCGACGCCCTGAACCACGCCTCCCTCATCGACGGCTGCCGCCTCTCCCGGGCCGAGGTGCAGGTCTACCCGCACCGCGACCTCGCGGCCCTCGAGCGGCTGCTGGTCCGGGCGCCGGGGGGCGGCCGGCGGCTGATCGTCACCGACGCCGTCTTCTCCATGGACGGTGATCGGGCGCCCCTCTCCGGGCTCGTGGCGCTGGCGGAGCAGCACGGCGCGACCCTCTTCCTCGACGAGGCCCACGCCCTCGGCGTGCTCGGCCCGGCGGGCCGCCCGGCGGGGCTCGCCGCCGAGGCCGGCCTCGAGGCGAGGGTCGCCCTGCGGATGGGCACCCTGGGCAAGGCCCTGGGCACCTTCGGCGCCTTCGTGGCGGGCAGCGCGGCCGCCTGCGAGCACCTGCTGGGCTCGGCCCGCAGCTTCGTCTTCACCACCGCGCTGCCGCCGGTGGTGGCCGCCGCCGCCCTCGAGGCGCTGGCGGTGCTGCAGGACGAGGGGGAGGCGCGGCGGGCGCGGCTCTTCGCGGCGGTCGATCACCTGCGCGCCGGCCTCTCGGCCCTCGGGCTCGCGGTCGGCCCGGAGCGCACCCCCATCCTGCCCCTGATCCTCGGTAGCCCCGAGCGCACCCTGCGGGTCGCCGGGCGCCTCCTCGAGGAGGGCCTCTGGGTGCACCCGATCCGGCCGCCCACCGTGCCCGAGGGGAGCAGCCGCCTGCGCATCGCCCTCTCGGCCGATCATGGTATCGAGGAGGTCGATCGGCTCCTGCGGGCCCTGCCCCGCTGCCTGGAGGACACGTCTCGAGACGGGAGGTCGGTGGCATGA
- a CDS encoding amino acid permease yields the protein MAAARGGAATGSSRALTRQLGLLDVFALSTGAMFSSGFFLLPGIAFAMAGKWFVAAYALSAVLVIPALFSKAELASAMPRSGGTYYFLERSMGPLVGTVGGLGTWLAMGLKNAFALVGLGAYVLLFYDIDMTMVAVAGAVGFTLINIFGVKETARLQRWFVFALLGILGAFLVAGVVHLEGVGRLQTLGSELAAAPGADLEGVLATIGLVFVSYAGLTKVTGVAEEIRNPDRNIRRGMILSLGAAVTVYTLGALLLLLVADPEVFKTDLAPIATAAESVFGWMPGRVGVIVIFVAAAAAFASTANAGILSASRYLLAMGRDNLIPKPFQKVGRFGTPTLAILFTGGFIVVTLLTLDVISLAKLASAFQLLMFALVNLAVIVMRESQLRTYHPQVRAPLYPWLQIFGILSSIGLILELGRLAVLFTLALFTLGVVWYFAYGKRRSQRGGAILHWFERLGRDRSEGLEREIWSILKDTGLKAGNHYLEAIDRARILEVEESVSFPVLASRAARLLGPRIPMGEEAIAAEFVRGVRSGLVPVADGIALPHFRAPGLGQHELIVARARGGITIEVEEGAGPAEVTQVVHAIFFLVSPEELPGEHLRILAKLASLLEQPAFVDTWAAAPGTESLRSLLRSSAIQEVDDQLAKGAIAQRDGRTWKPRDPEYWFSDVLVVNPSYGAGRAVLDLSERLARDDAKTRLTILHTREGEDLRDPEAALLDAEAQVAAEALLDRISRPLRSSGIEVQTRVLVGEPWVETIRQVIRDRHDLVLVAVDASQPGGPDAFTRHLLRKCPCPVLTLAPGEEVRIRRVVAAIDAAAEDPAHQALNAQILGAARRVARRSGAELHVAYAWYFPGGGLLSERGVSDTTIHSARRRQREYHDEVFKKALQGFEAEGVPLHRHLLEGRPGTAIPAFAREQEMDLIVMGTVTRTGIAGYFSGNTAEDVLARASRSVLAIKPPGFVTPIEL from the coding sequence GTGGCGGCTGCCCGGGGTGGGGCGGCCACCGGCAGCAGCCGGGCGCTGACCCGACAGCTGGGGCTGCTCGACGTCTTCGCGCTCTCCACCGGCGCGATGTTCAGCTCGGGCTTCTTCCTCTTGCCGGGCATCGCCTTCGCCATGGCCGGGAAGTGGTTCGTGGCGGCCTACGCCCTCTCGGCGGTGCTGGTGATCCCGGCCCTCTTCAGCAAGGCGGAGCTGGCGAGCGCCATGCCGCGCTCGGGCGGCACCTACTACTTCCTCGAGCGGAGCATGGGGCCGCTGGTGGGGACCGTCGGCGGGCTCGGGACCTGGCTGGCGATGGGGCTGAAGAACGCCTTCGCCCTGGTGGGGCTCGGCGCCTACGTCCTGCTCTTCTACGACATCGACATGACGATGGTGGCCGTCGCGGGGGCCGTCGGCTTCACGCTGATCAACATCTTCGGAGTGAAGGAGACGGCGCGGCTCCAGCGCTGGTTCGTCTTCGCCCTGCTGGGCATCCTCGGCGCCTTCCTCGTCGCGGGCGTCGTGCACCTGGAGGGGGTCGGGCGCCTGCAGACGCTGGGGAGCGAGCTCGCGGCGGCCCCGGGGGCGGACCTCGAGGGGGTGCTGGCCACCATCGGCCTGGTCTTCGTCTCCTACGCCGGCCTGACCAAGGTCACCGGCGTCGCGGAGGAGATCCGGAACCCCGACCGGAACATCCGCCGCGGCATGATCCTCTCCCTGGGGGCGGCGGTGACCGTCTACACCCTGGGGGCGCTGCTCCTCCTGCTCGTGGCCGATCCCGAGGTCTTCAAGACCGATCTGGCGCCCATCGCCACCGCCGCGGAGTCGGTCTTCGGCTGGATGCCCGGCCGGGTGGGGGTGATCGTCATCTTCGTCGCGGCCGCCGCCGCCTTCGCCTCGACGGCCAACGCCGGCATCCTCTCGGCCTCTCGCTATCTGCTGGCGATGGGGCGGGACAACCTCATCCCGAAGCCCTTCCAGAAGGTCGGCCGCTTCGGCACGCCCACCCTGGCGATCCTCTTCACCGGCGGCTTCATCGTCGTCACCCTCCTGACCCTCGACGTGATCAGCCTGGCCAAGCTGGCCAGCGCCTTCCAGCTGCTGATGTTCGCCCTCGTGAACCTGGCGGTCATCGTCATGCGCGAGTCACAGCTGCGCACCTACCACCCGCAGGTGCGGGCGCCGCTCTACCCCTGGCTGCAGATCTTCGGCATCCTCTCCTCGATCGGGCTGATCCTGGAGCTGGGCCGCCTGGCCGTGCTCTTCACCCTGGCCCTCTTCACCCTCGGCGTCGTCTGGTACTTCGCCTACGGCAAGCGTCGCTCCCAGCGGGGAGGCGCCATCCTCCACTGGTTCGAGCGCCTCGGGCGGGATCGCTCCGAGGGGCTGGAGCGGGAGATCTGGTCGATCCTCAAGGACACCGGCCTGAAGGCCGGCAACCACTACCTCGAGGCGATCGATCGGGCCCGGATCCTCGAGGTGGAGGAGTCGGTGAGCTTCCCCGTGCTGGCCTCTCGCGCCGCCCGCCTGCTGGGGCCCCGGATCCCGATGGGGGAGGAGGCCATCGCCGCCGAGTTCGTCCGCGGGGTCCGCTCGGGGCTCGTGCCCGTGGCCGATGGCATCGCCTTGCCCCACTTCCGGGCGCCCGGGCTCGGCCAGCACGAGCTGATCGTCGCGCGGGCGCGCGGCGGGATCACGATCGAGGTGGAGGAGGGCGCCGGGCCGGCGGAGGTCACCCAGGTCGTGCACGCCATCTTCTTCCTGGTGAGCCCGGAGGAGCTGCCCGGCGAGCACCTCCGCATCCTCGCCAAGCTGGCCAGCCTCCTCGAGCAGCCCGCCTTCGTCGACACCTGGGCCGCGGCGCCGGGGACCGAGAGCCTGCGGAGCCTGCTGCGCAGCAGCGCGATCCAGGAGGTCGACGATCAGCTGGCCAAGGGGGCCATCGCCCAGCGGGACGGGCGGACGTGGAAGCCGAGGGATCCCGAGTACTGGTTCTCGGACGTGCTCGTCGTGAACCCCTCCTACGGGGCCGGTCGGGCGGTCCTCGATCTGAGTGAGCGCCTCGCGAGGGACGACGCGAAGACCCGCCTGACGATCCTCCACACCCGGGAGGGGGAGGATCTCCGGGATCCGGAGGCCGCTCTCCTGGACGCCGAGGCACAGGTCGCTGCCGAGGCGCTCCTCGATCGGATCAGCCGCCCCCTGCGCTCGAGCGGGATCGAGGTGCAGACCCGGGTGCTGGTCGGAGAGCCCTGGGTGGAGACCATCCGCCAGGTCATCCGGGATCGCCACGACCTGGTCCTGGTCGCGGTCGACGCCTCCCAGCCTGGCGGACCCGACGCCTTCACCCGCCACCTCCTTCGCAAGTGCCCCTGTCCGGTGTTGACCCTCGCCCCGGGGGAGGAGGTGAGGATCCGTCGGGTGGTGGCCGCGATCGACGCCGCGGCCGAGGACCCCGCCCACCAGGCGCTGAACGCGCAGATCCTCGGTGCGGCCCGGCGGGTGGCCCGGCGAAGCGGCGCCGAGCTGCACGTCGCCTACGCCTGGTACTTCCCGGGCGGCGGCCTCCTCTCGGAGCGGGGGGTCTCGGACACCACGATCCACTCCGCCCGCCGGAGGCAACGCGAGTATCACGACGAGGTCTTCAAGAAGGCGCTGCAGGGCTTCGAGGCGGAGGGGGTGCCCCTCCACCGGCACCTCCTCGAGGGGCGGCCGGGGACGGCGATCCCCGCGTTCGCCCGGGAGCAGGAGATGGACCTCATCGTGATGGGCACGGTCACGCGCACCGGGATCGCCGGCTACTTCAGCGGCAACACCGCCGAGGACGTGCTGGCGAGGGCGAGCCGCTCGGTGCTCGCGATCAAGCCGCCCGGCTTCGTCACGCCGATCGAGCTCTGA
- a CDS encoding LysR family transcriptional regulator: MEHLNFHHLRLFRAVAHEGNLTRASRSLHLAPQTVSGQIRELEASLGEALFLREGRRLVLTEVGKVVRSYADEIFGLGRELQETLRGQPAGRALRLKVGVVDVLPKLVAYRLLEPAFTLEHPVHILCREGPPEALLAQLATHELDIVLLDRPIPDAVNVRAHNHLLGRCGVTFLARPERAEQLRAGFPGSLDGEPVLLPAEGSALRSELDRWFADHGLQPRVAGEFEDSALLKVFGQAGMGFYAVPSVVEEEAVRQYEVEALGSTDEITASFYMVSVERRLRHPAVVAIGATAREELFS; the protein is encoded by the coding sequence ATGGAACACCTCAACTTCCACCATCTTCGCCTCTTCCGGGCGGTCGCCCACGAGGGGAACCTCACCCGGGCCAGCCGGAGCCTCCACCTCGCCCCCCAGACCGTCAGCGGCCAGATCCGGGAGCTGGAGGCCTCCCTGGGGGAGGCGCTCTTCCTCCGGGAGGGGCGCCGGCTGGTCCTCACCGAGGTGGGGAAGGTGGTTCGCAGCTACGCCGACGAGATCTTCGGGCTGGGCCGGGAGCTCCAGGAGACCCTGCGGGGTCAGCCCGCCGGCCGAGCCCTTCGCCTCAAGGTCGGGGTGGTGGATGTGTTGCCCAAGCTGGTCGCCTACCGGCTGCTGGAGCCGGCCTTCACCCTCGAGCATCCCGTGCACATCCTCTGCCGCGAGGGCCCCCCCGAGGCGCTGCTGGCCCAGCTCGCCACCCACGAGCTCGACATCGTCCTCCTCGACCGACCGATCCCGGACGCCGTGAACGTCCGGGCCCACAACCACCTCCTCGGCCGCTGCGGCGTCACCTTCCTGGCCCGCCCGGAGCGGGCCGAGCAGCTGCGCGCCGGCTTCCCCGGCTCCCTCGACGGCGAGCCGGTCCTCCTGCCCGCCGAGGGCTCCGCCCTGCGCAGCGAGCTCGACCGCTGGTTCGCGGATCACGGGCTGCAGCCCAGGGTTGCCGGTGAGTTCGAGGACAGCGCCCTGCTCAAGGTCTTCGGCCAGGCGGGCATGGGCTTCTACGCCGTGCCCTCGGTGGTCGAGGAGGAGGCCGTCCGCCAGTACGAGGTCGAGGCCCTCGGCAGCACCGACGAGATCACCGCCAGCTTCTACATGGTCTCCGTCGAGCGCCGGCTCCGGCACCCGGCCGTCGTCGCCATCGGCGCCACGGCCCGGGAGGAGCTCTTCTCGTGA
- a CDS encoding 50S ribosomal protein L11 methyltransferase translates to MSETPEAFLRVRIDVPAGEADAAGALLLVLGATGIEERDEQTLVPEGESAPAAGRAQVLAWLEAGTDHEALRAHLGATLPADATLTLDEVEAEDWVEVVRSQVVPVELGQRLRIRATWHEPGPEDGREELVLDPGLAFGTGSHPTTALCLVALEEAVARHRKEGHAPSVLDLGCGSGILSIAALRLGADRALAIDNDPVAVEVTLENAERNGVLDRVEATTEGPEQHSGVWDLVAANIQLGVLQLLAPAAAARLAPGGEIFLSGLLEEQAAEARAAYEAEGLEHRETVSEGGWARVTLRRPLP, encoded by the coding sequence ATGAGCGAGACACCCGAGGCCTTCCTTCGCGTGCGCATCGACGTCCCGGCCGGCGAGGCCGACGCCGCTGGCGCCCTCCTCCTCGTCCTCGGCGCCACCGGCATCGAGGAGCGCGACGAGCAGACCCTGGTGCCCGAGGGCGAGAGCGCCCCGGCCGCCGGGCGGGCGCAGGTCCTGGCCTGGCTCGAGGCCGGCACCGATCACGAGGCCCTCCGGGCCCACCTCGGCGCCACCCTGCCCGCCGACGCGACCCTCACCCTGGACGAGGTCGAGGCCGAGGACTGGGTGGAGGTAGTCCGCTCGCAGGTCGTCCCGGTGGAGCTCGGCCAGCGCCTGCGCATCCGGGCCACCTGGCACGAGCCCGGCCCCGAGGACGGACGGGAGGAGCTGGTCCTCGATCCGGGCCTGGCCTTCGGCACCGGCAGCCACCCGACCACCGCCCTCTGCCTGGTCGCCCTGGAGGAGGCGGTCGCCCGCCACCGGAAGGAGGGTCACGCCCCGAGCGTGCTCGACCTGGGCTGCGGCAGCGGCATCCTCTCCATCGCCGCCCTGCGCCTGGGCGCCGACCGGGCCCTGGCCATCGACAACGATCCGGTGGCCGTCGAGGTCACCCTCGAGAACGCCGAGCGCAACGGCGTGCTCGACCGGGTGGAGGCCACCACCGAGGGCCCCGAGCAGCACAGCGGCGTCTGGGATCTCGTGGCCGCCAACATCCAGCTCGGGGTGCTGCAGCTCCTCGCCCCGGCCGCGGCCGCCCGCCTGGCGCCCGGCGGGGAGATCTTCCTCTCGGGGCTGCTCGAGGAGCAGGCCGCAGAGGCCCGCGCGGCCTACGAGGCCGAGGGCCTCGAGCACCGCGAGACGGTCAGCGAGGGCGGCTGGGCGCGGGTCACGCTCCGGCGGCCCTTGCCCTAG
- a CDS encoding RDD family protein produces the protein MQSASWFVSPDDKSQDEARKHVPKGHRRVLSRRPPRAPQLDDELIAAALEEMSAGEALGASLPERPARQAPASAPLDPGHFSREAVTLPPHPASALALAPLPEALRDDVPEAEAPAEALRDDVPEAEAPAEALQPAESEDLAVTDPGLPGFAERIAHLPIPVPEREPEPVAAAEVEVEAPPSDVIPEAFRVEPAPEPPLTLDEAPRYSPPITPAPAEPRPSRFLDLEHSEPPTSSESLEAAWFAGLGERSSEEPAWAGTVMEESLADTVVRPADELPALPVPTPEPAEDREAPEHEVSAESITTPPGIGELRISSPAFDVFRRSAVLDTPRPEHDPRDSALTPASELEDEEIRPAERKIVRARVASIGARALAWLIDGAILSSTVAGLAWAAARVAGSDLGPASVLRDPLVAAGFLGLAAVVGTVYAAAGALVGGQTFGARLAKVRVLDRRGRAPGLKLALLRGFTASVGTLFFLVGLVWVVVDDRGQALHDKIAKTYVVRA, from the coding sequence ATGCAGAGCGCCAGCTGGTTCGTCTCCCCCGATGACAAGTCCCAGGACGAGGCCCGCAAGCACGTGCCCAAGGGGCACCGCCGGGTTCTCAGCCGCCGGCCGCCGAGGGCTCCGCAGCTCGACGACGAGCTGATCGCCGCCGCCCTCGAGGAGATGAGCGCCGGAGAGGCCCTCGGCGCCTCGCTGCCCGAGCGCCCCGCCCGCCAGGCGCCGGCCTCGGCCCCGCTCGATCCCGGCCACTTCTCCCGGGAGGCCGTGACCCTGCCGCCCCATCCGGCCAGCGCGCTCGCCCTCGCGCCCCTCCCCGAGGCCCTGCGGGACGACGTCCCCGAGGCCGAGGCGCCCGCGGAGGCCCTGCGGGACGACGTCCCCGAGGCCGAGGCGCCCGCGGAGGCCCTGCAGCCCGCGGAGTCCGAGGACCTCGCGGTCACCGATCCGGGGCTGCCCGGCTTCGCCGAGAGGATCGCCCACCTGCCGATCCCCGTCCCGGAGCGGGAGCCGGAGCCCGTGGCCGCCGCCGAGGTCGAGGTCGAGGCGCCGCCCAGCGACGTGATCCCCGAGGCCTTCCGGGTCGAGCCCGCCCCCGAGCCTCCCCTCACCCTGGACGAGGCGCCGCGCTACTCGCCCCCCATCACGCCGGCGCCGGCCGAGCCCCGCCCCTCCCGCTTCCTCGACCTCGAGCACTCCGAGCCGCCGACCAGCAGCGAGTCCCTCGAGGCCGCCTGGTTCGCCGGCCTCGGCGAGCGCAGCTCCGAGGAGCCGGCCTGGGCCGGCACCGTGATGGAAGAGAGCCTGGCCGACACGGTCGTGCGGCCGGCCGACGAGCTCCCCGCGCTGCCGGTGCCCACGCCCGAGCCCGCCGAGGACCGCGAGGCGCCGGAGCACGAGGTGAGCGCCGAGTCGATCACCACCCCGCCCGGCATCGGTGAGCTGCGCATCTCCAGCCCGGCCTTCGACGTCTTCCGCCGCAGCGCCGTCCTCGACACGCCTCGCCCCGAGCACGATCCCCGGGACTCGGCCCTCACCCCGGCCAGCGAGCTGGAGGACGAGGAGATCCGCCCCGCCGAGCGCAAGATCGTGCGCGCCCGGGTCGCCAGCATCGGCGCCCGCGCCCTGGCCTGGCTGATCGACGGCGCGATCCTCTCCTCGACGGTCGCCGGCCTGGCCTGGGCCGCCGCCCGGGTGGCGGGCAGCGATCTGGGGCCGGCCTCGGTGCTGCGCGACCCCCTCGTCGCCGCCGGCTTCCTCGGCCTCGCGGCCGTGGTGGGCACGGTCTACGCCGCCGCGGGCGCCCTCGTCGGCGGCCAGACCTTCGGCGCCCGCCTCGCGAAGGTGCGGGTCCTCGATCGGCGCGGCCGAGCCCCGGGCCTCAAGCTCGCGCTCCTGCGCGGCTTCACCGCCTCGGTGGGCACCCTCTTCTTCCTGGTCGGCCTGGTCTGGGTCGTGGTCGACGACCGCGGCCAGGCCCTGCACGACAAGATCGCGAAGACCTACGTCGTCCGCGCCTAG